Proteins encoded in a region of the Raphanus sativus cultivar WK10039 chromosome 8, ASM80110v3, whole genome shotgun sequence genome:
- the LOC108822455 gene encoding TPR repeat-containing thioredoxin TTL1, whose product MSPSGKPVPPRDSLTTSEINKPDFRELDLGSPVSPLRSQPRGLTTTTTTSSSSSSSSGSLTRQQHPPVISRSGSVRGGSSSTQSGSSSGNQTRSDSVTSNSTSSATSPSSNVLPTGNICPSGKIQLTGMTQSRSRSDVLGSGTGTYGHGSIMRGGGGSSGVSPAKTVAPVTSRSGETVWKKAVLGSDAEEVKRVGNEMYRKGLFGEALKLYDRAIALSPANAAYRSNRAAALTGLGRVGEAVKECEEALRLDPNYGRAHQRLASLLIRLGQVDSGRKHLCFLGKPSDPMELQKLEAVEKHMSKCADARRVGDWKAALMEVDAAIVSGADFSPQLGMCKVEALLKLHRLDAAQSKLLEAPKVEPFPASCSQTRFSGMSCEAYTYYVKAQVEMALGRFENAVMAADKASQIDPRSNEVATLQNTVTLVARARVRGNDLYKSERYTEASSAYAEGLRLDPCNAILYCNRAACWFKLRMWERSIEDCNQALRFQPRYTKPLLRRAASYSKMERWAAAVSDYEALRKELPHDKEVAESLFHAQVALKKSRGEEVLNMEFGGEVEEVYSREQFKAAMNLPGVSVIHFSTASDHQCKQLSPFVDSLCTRYPSIHFLKVDIDKCPSIGNAENVRVVPTVKIYKNGTRVKEIVCPSKEVLEYSVRHYSS is encoded by the exons atgtcaCCGTCAGGTAAACCGGTCCCTCCCCGTGATTCATTAACCACCTCAGAGATCAACAAACCGGATTTCCGCGAGCTAGATCTCGGTTCACCGGTTTCTCCGCTTCGCTCTCAGCCACGTGGACTCAccacaaccacaacaacaagcAGCAGCAGCTCTAGCTCCTCCGGATCTCTAACTAGACAACAACATCCCCCGGTTATCTCAAGATCCGGTTCGGTTCGCGGTGGTAGTAGTAGTACTCAATCCGGTTCGAGCAGCGGGAACCAAACCAGATCCGACTCGGTCACATCGAACTCGACCTCCTCCGCCACTTCCCCGTCGTCGAATGTGCTTCCCACCGGAAACATCTGCCCCTCCGGGAAGATCCAACTCACCGGAATGACGCAGAGCCGGTCCAGGAGCGACGTTCTCGGATCCGGCACGGGGACTTACGGCCACGGCAGCATAATGCGCGGCGGAGGAGGAAGCAGCGGCGTATCTCCGGCGAAAACCGTCGCTCCGGTGACTAGCAGAAGCGGCGAGACGGTGTGGAAGAAAGCGGTTCTTGGTTCGGACGCGGAGGAGGTGAAGAGAGTGGGGAACGAGATGTATAGGAAAGGTTTGTTCGGCGAGGCGTTGAAGCTGTACGATAGGGCGATAGCTTTATCGCCGGCGAACGCTGCTTACCGGAGCAATCGCGCCGCCGCGTTGACGGGTTTGGGTCGTGTCGGTGAAGCTGTGAAGGAGTGTGAGGAGGCTTTGAGATTGGATCCTAACTATGGAAGAGCTCATCAACGTTTGGCCTCGTTGCTTATTAG ATTAGGGCAGGTTGATAGTGGAAGGAAGCATCTTTGTTTCCTTGGGAAGCCATCAGATCCTATGGAGTTGCAAAAGCTTGAAGCTGTTGAGAAACATATGAGCAAATGCGCTGATGCGAGAAGGGTAGGTGATTGGAAAGCTGCTTTGATGGAAGTAGATGCAGCTATTGTCTCTGGAGCAGACTTTTCTCCTCAG CTAGGTATGTGTAAAGTAGAAGCACTATTGAAACTTCACCGGCTTGATGCGGCCCAATCAAAGCTATTAGAAGCTCCCAAAGTAGAGCCGTTTCCAGCATCTTGTTCTCAGACTCGGTTCTCTGGTATGTCCTGTGAAGCTTATACGTATTATGTCAAAGCTCAAGTCGAGATGGCTTTAGGAAG GTTTGAAAATGCAGTTATGGCTGCTGATAAAGCTAGCCAAATAGATCCACGAAGCAACGAAGTCGCCACGTTACAGAATACTGTTACATTGGTTGCTAGGGCTCGTGTTCGTGGTAACGATCTGTACAAATCAGAAAGATACACGGAAGCAAGCTCAGCTTACGCAGAAGGCCTTAGGCTTGATCCCTGCAACGCTATTCTGTATTGTAACCGAGCGGCTTGTTGGTTCAAACTTCGAATGTGGGAACGCTCTATCGAAGATTGTAACCAAGCGCTGCGTTTTCAACCACGTTACACAAAGCCACTTCTCCGTAGAGCTGCCTCATATAGCAAG ATGGAGAGATGGGCGGCTGCAGTGAGTGATTACGAAGCCTTGAGGAAGGAACTGCCTCATGATAAGGAAGTAGCTGAATCTTTGTTCCACGCTCAAGTCGCGTTGAAGAAGTCTCGCGGAGAAGAAGTTTTGAATATGGAGTTTGGTGGTGAAGTTGAGGAAGTTTACAGCCGTGAACAGTTTAAAGCTGCCATGAACCTACCGGGAGTTTCGGTAATTCATTTCTCGACGGCCTCTGATCATCAGTGCAAGCAGTTGTCTCCGTTTGTGGACTCGCTATGTACTCGTTATCCTTCTATACACTTCCTCAAG GTGGACATAGATAAATGTCCGTCTATAGGTAACGCAGAGAACGTGAGGGTTGTACCGACAGTAAAGATATACAAGAACGGTACTCGTGTAAAGGAGATAGTCTGTCCAAGCAAAGAAGTGTTGGAGTACTCAGTGAGACACTATAGCAGTTAG